In Gemmobacter sp., a single window of DNA contains:
- the cysD gene encoding sulfate adenylyltransferase subunit CysD, producing the protein MSMKTLTHLQRLEAESIHILREVVSEAENPVMLYSVGKDSAVMLHLAKKAFYPAPPPFPLLHVDTTWKFQDMYKLRDKAAADAGMQLLVYHNPEAQERGINPFDHGSLHTDMWKTEGLKQALDKYGFDAAFGGARRDEEKSRAKERVFSFRSANHRWDPKNQRPELWRLYNARKARGESVRVFPISNWTELDIWQYIHLEGIEIVPLYFSAPRPTVVRDGLILMVDDDRFPLREGETPEMRSIRFRTLGCYPLTGAVESAATTLPEVIQEMLLTTTSERQGRAIDHDQAASMEKKKQDGYF; encoded by the coding sequence ATGAGCATGAAGACCCTGACCCACCTGCAGCGCCTGGAAGCCGAAAGCATCCACATCCTGCGCGAGGTCGTTTCCGAAGCCGAAAATCCTGTCATGCTCTATAGCGTGGGCAAGGACAGCGCGGTCATGCTGCATCTGGCGAAAAAGGCCTTTTACCCGGCCCCGCCGCCCTTCCCGCTGCTGCATGTCGATACCACCTGGAAATTCCAGGACATGTACAAGCTGCGCGACAAGGCCGCGGCCGATGCCGGCATGCAGCTGCTGGTCTATCACAACCCCGAAGCGCAGGAGCGCGGCATCAACCCGTTCGATCACGGCTCGCTGCACACCGACATGTGGAAGACCGAAGGGCTGAAGCAGGCGCTGGACAAATACGGCTTCGACGCGGCCTTTGGCGGCGCGCGGCGCGACGAGGAGAAATCCCGCGCCAAGGAACGGGTGTTCTCGTTCCGCTCGGCCAACCACCGCTGGGATCCCAAGAACCAGCGCCCGGAACTGTGGCGGCTTTACAATGCGCGCAAGGCCAGGGGCGAAAGCGTGCGGGTGTTCCCGATCTCGAACTGGACCGAGCTGGACATCTGGCAATACATCCACCTCGAAGGCATCGAGATCGTGCCGCTGTATTTCTCGGCCCCGCGCCCCACGGTGGTGCGCGACGGGCTGATCCTGATGGTCGATGACGACCGGTTCCCGCTGCGCGAGGGCGAGACGCCCGAGATGCGCTCGATCCGGTTCCGCACGCTGGGCTGCTACCCGCTGACCGGCGCGGTGGAAAGCGCTGCGACGACCCTGCCCGAGGTGATCCAGGAAATGCTGCTGACCACCACCTCGGAACGCCAGGGCCGCGCCATCGACCACGACCAGGCCGCGTCGATGGAGAAGAAAAAGCAGGACGGCTATTTCTGA
- a CDS encoding KpsF/GutQ family sugar-phosphate isomerase, which yields MTEPTDHTASAARVLRTEGEALMALAAHLPADFAAAVEAILAIPGRVILGGIGKSGHVARKIAATLASTGTPAFFVHPAEASHGDLGMVMPGDLCVLLSNSGETAELRDMVAHCARFGIPLAGMSRNDDSALMRAADYRLTIPDLPEACAIGMAPTTSTTLMMGLGDALAVALMEARRFRAEEFRAFHPGGKLGAQLAPVRQVMHADHLPLVAEDAPMADVILTMTAGGFGIAAVVDGAGNLSGVVSDGDLRRHMAGLMDRRAGEICSRSPVTATPDMLAAEALAILNRSKITVLVVCEGARPVGMLHLHDLLRLGVM from the coding sequence GTGACCGAACCGACCGACCATACCGCCAGCGCCGCCCGCGTGCTGCGGACCGAAGGCGAGGCGCTGATGGCGCTGGCCGCCCATCTGCCGGCGGATTTCGCCGCCGCCGTCGAGGCGATCCTGGCCATTCCGGGCCGGGTCATCCTGGGCGGCATCGGCAAATCGGGCCATGTGGCGCGCAAGATCGCGGCCACGCTGGCCTCGACCGGGACGCCGGCGTTCTTCGTGCATCCGGCCGAAGCCAGCCATGGCGACCTGGGCATGGTGATGCCGGGCGATCTGTGCGTCCTGCTGTCCAACAGCGGCGAAACGGCGGAACTGCGCGACATGGTGGCCCATTGCGCGCGGTTCGGCATTCCGCTGGCCGGCATGTCCAGGAACGACGACAGCGCGCTGATGCGGGCCGCCGATTACCGGCTGACCATCCCCGACCTGCCCGAGGCCTGCGCCATCGGCATGGCGCCCACGACATCCACCACGCTGATGATGGGCCTGGGCGATGCGCTGGCGGTGGCGCTGATGGAGGCGCGGCGGTTCCGGGCCGAGGAATTCCGCGCCTTTCATCCGGGCGGCAAGCTGGGCGCGCAGCTGGCCCCGGTGCGCCAGGTGATGCATGCCGACCACCTGCCGCTGGTGGCCGAAGATGCGCCGATGGCCGATGTCATCCTGACGATGACCGCCGGGGGCTTTGGCATTGCCGCCGTGGTGGACGGGGCCGGCAATCTGTCGGGCGTGGTCAGCGACGGCGACCTGCGCCGCCACATGGCCGGGTTGATGGACCGCAGGGCCGGCGAGATTTGCAGCCGCTCTCCTGTCACCGCCACCCCCGACATGCTGGCGGCCGAGGCGCTGGCGATACTCAACCGCAGCAAGATCACCGTGCTGGTCGTCTGCGAAGGCGCCCGCCCGGTGGGCATGCTGCACCTGCACGACCTTTTGCGCCTTGGCGTGATGTGA
- the kdsA gene encoding 3-deoxy-8-phosphooctulonate synthase, which translates to MTPQTVTIGDIAIGGQAPVALISGPCQLESHAHARMICEGLLEACAPTGTQVIFKASYDKANRSSIATNRGLGMETGLRILSDIRAEYGVPVLTDVHEPGHCAIAAEAVDVLQIPAFLCRQTDLLLAAGETGLAVNIKKGQFLAPWDMTHVAAKVESTGNRRILLCERGTSFGYNTLVTDFRGLPTMAATGWPVVFDATHSVQQPGGLGGSSGGQRQFAPVLARAACAVGVSALFIETHEDPDRAPSDGPNMIPLAEMGALIARLRAFDALAKGI; encoded by the coding sequence ATGACACCCCAGACCGTGACCATCGGCGATATCGCCATCGGCGGGCAGGCGCCCGTCGCGCTGATTTCCGGCCCTTGCCAGCTGGAAAGCCATGCCCATGCCCGGATGATCTGCGAAGGGCTTCTGGAGGCCTGCGCGCCGACGGGGACGCAAGTGATCTTCAAGGCCAGCTATGACAAGGCCAACAGGTCCAGCATTGCCACCAACCGCGGCCTTGGGATGGAGACGGGCCTGCGCATCCTGTCCGACATCCGCGCCGAATATGGCGTGCCGGTGCTGACCGATGTGCATGAACCGGGGCATTGCGCGATTGCGGCCGAAGCCGTGGACGTGTTGCAGATCCCCGCCTTCCTGTGCCGGCAGACCGACCTCTTGCTGGCCGCCGGCGAAACCGGGCTGGCGGTGAACATCAAGAAGGGCCAGTTCCTGGCGCCCTGGGACATGACACATGTCGCGGCCAAGGTGGAAAGCACCGGCAACCGGCGGATCCTCTTGTGCGAACGCGGCACCTCGTTTGGCTACAACACGCTGGTGACCGATTTCCGCGGCCTGCCCACCATGGCGGCCACCGGCTGGCCGGTGGTGTTCGACGCCACCCATTCGGTGCAGCAGCCGGGGGGCCTGGGCGGCAGTTCGGGCGGCCAGCGGCAGTTCGCGCCGGTGCTGGCACGGGCGGCCTGTGCGGTGGGGGTCTCGGCCCTGTTCATCGAAACGCACGAGGATCCCGACCGCGCGCCCAGCGACGGGCCGAACATGATCCCGCTGGCCGAGATGGGCGCGCTGATCGCCCGGCTGCGCGCCTTCGATGCGCTGGCAAAGGGGATCTGA
- a CDS encoding ParB/RepB/Spo0J family partition protein translates to MARRRLPPPPASDEAAMTPDLETKALFPPGLTPGFARPPVARVAAEAAAESALREVSAELAALRAEGRVVLRLPLAAIEEGWLIRDRLVADPEDLAVLTDSLRAHGQRTPIEVAELGPGRYGLISGWRRLVALRALATEETRFDSVLALVRAPETSADAYVAMVEENEIRAGLSYWERARVVARAVAGGVFGSEKIALQRLFASASRAKRSKIGSFLGLVQVLDGSLRFPADLPERLGLALAGALAADPGLRDRLVQALASADPQDAAGEQAVLARVLAGPRAPAAPAPARFDIAPGLWGERGRDGRLVLGGAALSESRVARLQDWLKADLRRR, encoded by the coding sequence ATGGCACGCCGTCGCCTGCCACCGCCCCCGGCCAGCGACGAGGCCGCGATGACCCCCGATCTTGAGACCAAGGCCCTGTTTCCCCCCGGCCTGACGCCCGGCTTTGCCCGCCCCCCGGTGGCCCGCGTGGCGGCCGAAGCGGCGGCCGAAAGCGCGCTGCGCGAGGTTTCGGCCGAACTGGCCGCCCTGCGCGCCGAAGGCCGCGTCGTGCTGCGCCTGCCGCTGGCCGCCATCGAGGAAGGCTGGCTGATCCGCGACCGGCTGGTGGCCGACCCCGAAGACCTGGCCGTGCTGACCGACAGCTTGCGCGCCCATGGCCAGCGCACCCCCATCGAGGTGGCGGAACTTGGGCCTGGCCGCTACGGGCTGATTTCCGGCTGGCGCCGGCTGGTGGCGCTGCGCGCGCTGGCCACCGAGGAGACGCGCTTTGACAGCGTGCTGGCGCTGGTGCGCGCGCCCGAAACCTCGGCCGATGCCTATGTGGCCATGGTCGAGGAAAACGAGATCCGCGCCGGCCTGTCCTATTGGGAACGCGCGCGGGTGGTGGCGCGGGCGGTGGCGGGCGGCGTGTTCGGATCGGAAAAGATCGCGCTGCAACGGCTGTTCGCCAGCGCCAGCCGCGCCAAGCGGTCCAAGATCGGCTCGTTCCTGGGGCTGGTGCAGGTGCTGGACGGCAGCTTGCGGTTTCCTGCCGATCTGCCCGAACGGCTGGGGCTGGCGCTGGCCGGGGCGCTGGCGGCCGATCCGGGGCTGCGCGACCGGCTGGTGCAGGCGCTGGCCAGCGCCGATCCGCAGGATGCCGCAGGCGAACAGGCGGTGCTGGCGCGCGTTCTGGCCGGGCCCCGCGCCCCGGCGGCCCCCGCCCCTGCCCGGTTCGACATTGCCCCCGGGCTATGGGGCGAACGCGGGCGCGACGGGCGGCTGGTGCTGGGGGGCGCCGCGCTGAGCGAGAGCCGCGTGGCGCGGTTGCAGGACTGGCTGAAGGCCGATCTGCGCCGCCGCTGA
- a CDS encoding manno-octulosonate cytidylyltransferase yields MDACIVIPARYASTRYPGKPLATLRGASGTPRSLIERSVMAARAAAGGAIPVFVATDDDRIEAEARRIGADVIRTSDTCRNGTERVAEAIARAGIAPEIVVNLQGDAPLTPPHFVTALIGALRADPSVGMATPALRCEAEVVENLLADRRAGRVGATTVVFGASRDALYFSKEVLPFTNGKGVVDGTVPVFHHVGVYAYRPAALAAYQAWAPGPLETLEGLEQLRFLENGHPVRVVEVTAPGAVFWELNNPSDVALIEGYLARTGQD; encoded by the coding sequence ATGGACGCCTGCATCGTCATCCCCGCCCGCTATGCCAGCACCCGCTATCCGGGCAAGCCGCTGGCGACCCTGCGCGGCGCCTCGGGCACCCCGCGCAGCCTGATCGAACGCAGCGTGATGGCCGCCCGCGCCGCCGCCGGGGGGGCGATCCCGGTTTTCGTCGCCACCGACGATGACCGGATCGAGGCCGAGGCGCGCCGCATCGGGGCGGATGTCATCCGCACCTCGGACACCTGCCGCAACGGCACCGAACGGGTGGCCGAGGCGATTGCCCGCGCCGGGATTGCGCCCGAGATCGTGGTCAACCTGCAAGGCGATGCGCCCTTGACGCCGCCGCATTTCGTCACCGCGCTGATCGGCGCGCTGCGCGCCGATCCGTCGGTCGGCATGGCGACGCCGGCGCTGCGCTGCGAGGCGGAGGTGGTGGAAAACCTGCTGGCCGACCGCCGGGCCGGCCGGGTGGGGGCCACCACGGTGGTCTTTGGCGCCAGCCGCGATGCGCTTTACTTCTCGAAAGAGGTGCTGCCCTTTACCAATGGCAAGGGCGTGGTGGATGGCACCGTGCCGGTGTTCCACCATGTCGGCGTCTATGCCTATCGCCCGGCGGCGCTGGCGGCCTATCAGGCTTGGGCGCCGGGGCCGCTGGAAACCCTGGAAGGGCTGGAACAGCTGCGCTTTCTGGAAAACGGCCATCCGGTGCGCGTGGTCGAGGTGACGGCCCCCGGCGCGGTGTTCTGGGAGCTGAACAACCCCTCGGACGTGGCGCTGATCGAAGGCTATCTGGCCCGCACCGGCCAGGACTGA
- a CDS encoding AAA family ATPase, which produces MTAPVKPTDAPGLPPYMGLSPDAALADLGAPTGTGDFARLAAACAKGRADLAARGLDETGSRQLRLFSTWEITRYLIPVAQAHFRRVLKANPDLPQGASETDGGAKWFTLDEVLRLRAHFGTEGSKAKPYLPWRPEGLPAKIVAVANFKGGVGKTSTAAHLAMSAALDGYKVLVVDLDSQGSMTSIFGGKVEDEWQTVFPLLARHYARHLQAENRLRAGRGEAPAPLDDTLSEALKIASPDLIQRTHWPNIDLIGAQLNLYWAEFQIPVWRMAARGWKLWEALTESLAADGVLDRYDLIFLDTPPALGYLTINGLAAADVLLVPTGASFLEFDSTGRFFDMLHSTFGSIEQSENIAARALGREELRFEWDAVRVMLTRYDAAQQTELAALMQAWLGRSMTPERQEFTALIGQAGEQVHGIYEADYRDFNRETYIRGRETFDATYAAFKRLILGVWRRDDLERQGG; this is translated from the coding sequence ATGACCGCCCCCGTGAAACCGACCGATGCGCCGGGCCTGCCGCCCTATATGGGCCTGTCGCCCGATGCCGCCCTGGCCGATCTGGGGGCCCCGACCGGCACCGGCGATTTTGCCCGGCTGGCCGCGGCCTGCGCGAAAGGCCGGGCCGATCTGGCGGCGCGGGGGCTGGACGAAACCGGCAGCCGCCAGCTGCGGCTGTTTTCCACCTGGGAGATCACCCGCTATCTGATCCCGGTGGCGCAGGCGCATTTCCGCCGCGTGCTGAAGGCCAATCCCGACCTGCCGCAAGGCGCCAGCGAAACCGATGGCGGCGCGAAATGGTTCACCCTGGACGAGGTGCTGCGCCTGCGCGCGCATTTCGGCACCGAAGGGTCCAAGGCCAAGCCCTATCTGCCCTGGCGCCCCGAAGGGCTGCCGGCGAAAATCGTCGCGGTGGCGAATTTCAAGGGCGGGGTGGGCAAGACCAGCACGGCGGCGCATCTGGCCATGTCGGCCGCGCTGGATGGCTACAAGGTGCTGGTGGTTGATCTCGACAGCCAGGGGTCGATGACCTCGATCTTCGGCGGCAAGGTCGAGGATGAATGGCAGACGGTGTTCCCGCTGCTGGCGCGCCATTATGCCCGCCACCTGCAGGCCGAAAACCGCCTGCGGGCCGGGCGGGGCGAGGCGCCGGCGCCCCTGGACGATACCCTGTCCGAGGCGCTGAAGATCGCCAGCCCCGATCTGATCCAGCGCACCCACTGGCCCAACATCGACCTGATCGGGGCGCAGCTGAACCTGTACTGGGCAGAATTCCAGATCCCCGTCTGGCGGATGGCCGCGCGCGGCTGGAAGCTGTGGGAGGCGCTGACCGAAAGCCTGGCGGCCGATGGCGTGCTGGACCGCTACGACCTGATCTTTCTCGATACGCCCCCCGCGCTGGGATACCTGACCATCAACGGGCTGGCGGCGGCCGATGTGCTGCTGGTGCCCACCGGGGCGAGCTTTCTGGAATTCGACAGCACGGGGCGGTTCTTCGACATGCTGCATTCGACCTTCGGCTCGATCGAGCAATCGGAAAACATCGCCGCCCGGGCGCTGGGGCGCGAGGAGCTGCGCTTTGAATGGGATGCCGTGCGGGTGATGCTGACGCGCTACGATGCGGCGCAACAGACCGAACTTGCCGCGCTGATGCAGGCCTGGCTGGGGCGCAGCATGACGCCCGAGCGGCAGGAATTCACCGCCCTGATCGGCCAGGCCGGCGAACAGGTGCATGGCATCTACGAGGCGGATTACCGCGATTTCAACCGCGAAACCTATATCCGCGGCCGCGAGACATTCGATGCCACCTATGCCGCCTTCAAGCGGCTGATCCTGGGCGTCTGGCGGCGCGATGATCTGGAACGACAGGGGGGATGA
- a CDS encoding replication initiator protein A, with translation MAGRLAASAAGMLPDRHPTADFFVCDILDALPKDDMASMEHPVFSLGTRPDLRILRYAHNGVEITVTPSVKGLATLFDKDILIYCISQLMAALNAGRQVSRQVSLRAHDLLVATNRETSGDSYRRLREAFERLAGTRITTNLTTGGIEATTGFGLIDSWQILRHTKGGRMVQVTVTLSDWLYRAVLSKSVLTLSRDYFRLRKPLERRIYELARKHCGKQPDWRVSIATLHLKSGSASPLRVFRQMLREMIATDHLPDYALAEEPGDLLRVTRRGAVLEPGEGPALRPATLDRARALRPGADVHALVADWQAVWARTGRQRLRSPDAAFLGWLARNG, from the coding sequence ATGGCAGGACGGCTTGCGGCCAGCGCGGCGGGGATGTTGCCCGACCGCCATCCCACGGCCGATTTCTTTGTCTGCGACATTCTGGATGCGCTGCCCAAGGACGACATGGCCAGCATGGAACACCCGGTGTTCAGCCTTGGCACCCGGCCCGACCTGCGCATCCTGCGCTATGCCCACAACGGGGTGGAAATCACCGTCACCCCCTCGGTCAAGGGGCTGGCGACGCTGTTCGACAAGGACATCCTGATCTATTGCATCAGCCAGCTGATGGCGGCGCTGAATGCCGGCCGCCAGGTGTCGCGCCAGGTGTCCTTGCGCGCGCATGACCTGCTGGTGGCCACCAACCGCGAAACGTCCGGCGACAGCTACCGCCGCCTGCGCGAGGCGTTCGAGCGGCTGGCCGGCACCCGGATCACCACCAACCTGACCACCGGCGGGATCGAGGCGACCACCGGCTTTGGCCTGATCGACAGCTGGCAGATCCTGCGCCATACCAAGGGCGGGCGCATGGTGCAGGTCACCGTCACCCTGTCGGACTGGCTCTATCGCGCCGTGCTGTCGAAATCGGTCCTCACGCTCAGCCGCGATTATTTCCGGCTGCGCAAACCGCTGGAGCGGCGCATCTACGAACTGGCGCGCAAGCATTGCGGCAAGCAGCCCGACTGGCGCGTCTCCATCGCCACGCTGCATCTGAAATCGGGCTCCGCCTCGCCCCTGCGGGTGTTCCGCCAGATGCTGCGCGAGATGATCGCCACCGACCACCTGCCCGATTATGCCCTGGCCGAGGAACCGGGCGACCTGCTGCGCGTCACCCGGCGCGGCGCGGTGCTGGAACCGGGCGAGGGGCCGGCGCTGCGGCCCGCCACGCTGGATCGTGCCCGCGCCTTGCGGCCGGGCGCCGATGTGCATGCGCTGGTGGCCGACTGGCAGGCGGTCTGGGCGCGCACCGGGCGGCAGCGGCTGCGGTCCCCGGATGCGGCCTTCCTGGGCTGGCTGGCGCGCAACGGCTAG
- the cysN gene encoding sulfate adenylyltransferase subunit CysN, with the protein MTTNDSVYKTDALIAEDIGAYLQAHQHKTMLRFITCGSVDDGKSTLIGRLLYDSKMIFEDQLAALEADSRRVGTQGQEIDFALLVDGLAAEREQGITIDVAYRFFATEKRKFIVADTPGHEQYTRNMVTGASTADLAVILIDARKGVLTQTRRHSYLVHLLGIRHIVLAVNKMDLVGYDQATFDRIVADYRAFAESIGITAFTAMPISGFKGDNITGPSQNTPWYTGPALLPHLEAVELEDTRDQTGPFRMPVQWVNRPNLDFRGFAGLITAGQVRPGDAIRVLPSGKTSTVARIVAPEGDRDLAVAGESVTLTLADEIDCSRGQVIAAAADPLEVADQFETTLVWMDEHALLPGRPYWLKIGAQTVSATVQPPKFEINVNTQEHLAARTLDLNAIGVANVTTDRQIAFAPYAENRDLGGFILIDKITNHTVAAGMIHFALRRSQNIHWQATDIGRDHHAAMKNQKPAVLWLTGLSGSGKSTIANVLEKKLARMNRHTFLLDGDNVRHGLNKDLGFTETDRVENIRRVGEVAKLMTDAGLIVITAFISPFRSERDLVRGMMQPGEFLEVFVDTPLDVAEGRDVKGLYAKARSGKLKNFTGIDSPYEAPDAPELRIDTTEMTPDQAADLIIARLIPN; encoded by the coding sequence ATGACGACCAACGATTCCGTTTACAAGACCGACGCGCTTATCGCCGAGGATATCGGCGCCTATCTTCAGGCGCACCAGCACAAGACCATGCTGCGCTTCATCACCTGCGGTTCGGTCGATGACGGCAAGTCGACGCTGATCGGCCGGCTGCTCTATGACAGCAAGATGATCTTCGAAGACCAGCTGGCGGCGCTGGAAGCCGACAGCAGGCGCGTGGGCACCCAGGGCCAGGAGATCGACTTTGCCCTGCTGGTCGACGGGCTGGCGGCGGAACGCGAACAGGGCATCACCATCGATGTGGCCTACCGGTTCTTCGCCACCGAAAAGCGCAAGTTCATCGTGGCCGATACCCCCGGCCACGAACAATATACCCGCAACATGGTGACCGGCGCCTCGACCGCCGATCTGGCGGTGATCCTGATCGACGCGCGCAAGGGCGTGCTGACCCAGACCCGCCGCCACAGCTATCTGGTGCATCTGCTGGGCATCCGCCACATCGTGCTGGCGGTGAACAAGATGGATCTGGTCGGTTACGATCAGGCCACCTTCGACCGCATCGTGGCCGACTACCGCGCCTTTGCCGAAAGCATCGGCATCACCGCCTTTACCGCCATGCCGATCTCGGGCTTCAAGGGCGACAACATCACCGGCCCGTCGCAGAATACCCCCTGGTACACCGGCCCCGCCCTGCTGCCGCATCTGGAAGCGGTCGAGCTGGAGGATACCCGCGACCAGACCGGCCCGTTCCGCATGCCGGTGCAATGGGTGAACCGCCCCAACCTGGATTTCCGCGGCTTTGCCGGGCTGATCACCGCCGGCCAGGTGCGGCCGGGCGATGCCATCCGGGTGCTGCCCTCGGGCAAGACCTCGACCGTGGCGCGCATCGTGGCGCCGGAAGGCGACCGCGATCTGGCGGTGGCGGGCGAATCCGTCACGCTGACCCTGGCCGACGAGATCGACTGTTCGCGCGGGCAGGTGATCGCGGCCGCCGCCGACCCGCTGGAGGTGGCCGACCAGTTCGAGACCACGCTGGTCTGGATGGACGAACACGCCCTGCTGCCCGGCCGGCCCTACTGGCTGAAGATCGGCGCGCAGACCGTCTCGGCCACGGTGCAGCCGCCGAAGTTCGAGATCAACGTCAACACCCAGGAACATCTGGCGGCCCGGACGCTGGATCTGAACGCGATCGGCGTGGCCAATGTGACCACCGACCGCCAGATCGCCTTTGCCCCCTATGCGGAAAACCGCGACCTGGGCGGGTTCATCCTGATCGACAAGATCACCAACCACACGGTTGCCGCCGGGATGATCCATTTCGCGCTGCGCCGGTCGCAGAACATCCACTGGCAGGCCACCGACATCGGGCGCGACCATCACGCCGCGATGAAGAACCAGAAGCCGGCGGTGCTGTGGCTGACCGGCCTGTCGGGATCGGGCAAGTCGACCATCGCCAACGTCCTTGAAAAGAAGCTGGCGCGGATGAACCGCCACACCTTCCTGCTGGATGGCGACAACGTGCGCCACGGGCTGAACAAGGATCTGGGCTTCACCGAAACCGACCGGGTGGAAAACATCCGCCGCGTCGGCGAGGTGGCCAAGCTGATGACCGATGCCGGGCTGATCGTGATCACCGCCTTCATCTCGCCCTTCCGGTCGGAACGCGACCTGGTGCGCGGCATGATGCAGCCGGGCGAGTTCCTGGAGGTCTTTGTCGATACGCCGCTGGACGTGGCCGAGGGCCGCGACGTGAAGGGGCTCTATGCCAAGGCGCGGTCCGGCAAGCTGAAGAACTTCACCGGCATCGATTCGCCCTATGAGGCGCCGGATGCCCCGGAGCTGCGCATCGACACCACCGAGATGACCCCGGACCAGGCCGCCGATCTGATCATCGCCCGGCTGATCCCGAACTGA